The proteins below come from a single Zea mays cultivar B73 chromosome 8, Zm-B73-REFERENCE-NAM-5.0, whole genome shotgun sequence genomic window:
- the LOC100383250 gene encoding amino acid permease 4-like isoform X1, giving the protein MDVERKVVEADDDGRVRTGPRDVVVCGLAQYAILWGTMVGYTITTATSIMAVARTDCRHHRGHDAACASSGTVYMVAFGVVEVVLSQFPSLEKLTIISVVAAVMSCTYSFVGLFLSAAKLASNHGARGSLLGVKIAAGVSASTKTWHSLQALGNVAFAYTYSMLLIEIQDTVKAPPSENVTMKRASFYGISVTTIFYVSLGCIGYAAFGNAAPGNVLTGFDEPFWLVDVANIAVVVHLVGAYQVYAQPIFACYEKWLGSRWPDSAFFHHEYAVRLPGCAVRFTMCKLVLRTAFVAATTVVSLMLPFFNAVLGLLGAIAFWPLTVYFPVTMYIAQAKVAPGSRKWVALQALNVGALLVSLLAAVGSVADMVQRLGHVTIFQTQL; this is encoded by the exons atggacgtGGAGAGGAAGGTGGTGGAGGCGGACGACGACGGCCGCGTCAGAACAG GGCCTAGAGATGTGGTGGTGTGTGGACTCGCACAGTACGCGATCCTCTGGGGGACAATGGTGGGCTACACCATCACCACTGCCACGAGCATCAT GGCCGTCGCGCGCACGGACTGCCGCCACCACAGGGGCCACGACGCGGCCTGCGCCTCGTCCGGGACGGTGTACATGGTGGCGTTCGGCGTCGTCGAGGTGGTCCTGTCCCAGTTCCCGAGCCTGGAGAAGCTCACGATCATCTCCGTGGTCGCTGCCGTCATGTCGTGCACCTACTCCTTCGTCGGGCTGTTCCTGAGCGCCGCCAAGCTCGCGTCGAACCACGGGGCGCGCGGCAGCCTCCTCGGCGTCAAGATCGCCGCGGGCGTCTCCGCGTCGACCAAGACGTGGCACTCACTGCAGGCACTCGGCAACGTTGCCTTCGCGTACACCTACTCCATGCTTCTCATAGAAATCCAG GACACTGTGAAGGCACCGCCATCAGAGAACGTGACGATGAAGAGGGCCAGCTTCTACGGCATCAGCGTGACGACCATCTTCTACGTCTCGCTCGGGTGCATCGGCTACGCGGCCTTCGGCAACGCCGCGCCGGGGAACGTGCTTACCGGCTTCGACGAGCCGTTCTGGCTCGTcgacgtcgccaacatcgccgtgGTCGTCCACTTGGTTGGGGCATATCAG GTGTACGCGCAGCCGATCTTCGCGTGCTACGAGAAGTGGCTGGGGTCCCGGTGGCCGGACTCGGCCTTCTTCCACCACGAGTACGCGGTGCGCCTGCCCGGCTGCGCGGTGCGGTTCACGATGTGCAAGCTGGTGCTGCGCACGGCGTTCGTGGCCGCCACGACGGTGGTGTCGCTGATGCTGCCCTTCTTCAACGCCGTGCTCGGGCTGCTGGGCGCCATCGCCTTCTGGCCGCTGACGGTGTACTTCCCGGTGACCATGTACATCGCGCAGGCCAAGGTGGCGCCCGGCAGCCGCAAGTGGGTGGCGCTGCAGGCGCTCAATGTGGGCGCGCTCCTGGTTTCGCTGCTCGCCGCCGTGGGCTCCGTGGCCGACATGGTGCAGCGCCTGGGCCATGTCACCATCTTTCAGACGCAGCTCTGA
- the LOC100383250 gene encoding Amino acid permease 4-like, with translation MDVERKVVEADDDGRVRTGTVWTATTHAITAVIGSGVLALPWSVAQMGWVLGPVALVGCAYITYFTAVLLSDCYRTPDPVHGKRNRTYMDVVRSCLGPRDVVVCGLAQYAILWGTMVGYTITTATSIMAVARTDCRHHRGHDAACASSGTVYMVAFGVVEVVLSQFPSLEKLTIISVVAAVMSCTYSFVGLFLSAAKLASNHGARGSLLGVKIAAGVSASTKTWHSLQALGNVAFAYTYSMLLIEIQDTVKAPPSENVTMKRASFYGISVTTIFYVSLGCIGYAAFGNAAPGNVLTGFDEPFWLVDVANIAVVVHLVGAYQVYAQPIFACYEKWLGSRWPDSAFFHHEYAVRLPGCAVRFTMCKLVLRTAFVAATTVVSLMLPFFNAVLGLLGAIAFWPLTVYFPVTMYIAQAKVAPGSRKWVALQALNVGALLVSLLAAVGSVADMVQRLGHVTIFQTQL, from the exons atggacgtGGAGAGGAAGGTGGTGGAGGCGGACGACGACGGCCGCGTCAGAACAG GGACGGTGTGGACGGCGACGACGCACGCCATCACCGCCGTGATAGGCTCCGGCGTGCTGGCGCTGCCCTGGAGCGTGGCGCAGATGGGCTGGGTCCTCGGCCCCGTCGCCCTCGTCGGCTGCGCCTACATCACCTACTTCACCGCCGTCCTCCTGTCCGACTGCTACCGCACGCCGGACCCCGTCCACGGCAAACGGAACCGCACCTACATGGACGTCGTCCGCTCATGCCTCG GGCCTAGAGATGTGGTGGTGTGTGGACTCGCACAGTACGCGATCCTCTGGGGGACAATGGTGGGCTACACCATCACCACTGCCACGAGCATCAT GGCCGTCGCGCGCACGGACTGCCGCCACCACAGGGGCCACGACGCGGCCTGCGCCTCGTCCGGGACGGTGTACATGGTGGCGTTCGGCGTCGTCGAGGTGGTCCTGTCCCAGTTCCCGAGCCTGGAGAAGCTCACGATCATCTCCGTGGTCGCTGCCGTCATGTCGTGCACCTACTCCTTCGTCGGGCTGTTCCTGAGCGCCGCCAAGCTCGCGTCGAACCACGGGGCGCGCGGCAGCCTCCTCGGCGTCAAGATCGCCGCGGGCGTCTCCGCGTCGACCAAGACGTGGCACTCACTGCAGGCACTCGGCAACGTTGCCTTCGCGTACACCTACTCCATGCTTCTCATAGAAATCCAG GACACTGTGAAGGCACCGCCATCAGAGAACGTGACGATGAAGAGGGCCAGCTTCTACGGCATCAGCGTGACGACCATCTTCTACGTCTCGCTCGGGTGCATCGGCTACGCGGCCTTCGGCAACGCCGCGCCGGGGAACGTGCTTACCGGCTTCGACGAGCCGTTCTGGCTCGTcgacgtcgccaacatcgccgtgGTCGTCCACTTGGTTGGGGCATATCAG GTGTACGCGCAGCCGATCTTCGCGTGCTACGAGAAGTGGCTGGGGTCCCGGTGGCCGGACTCGGCCTTCTTCCACCACGAGTACGCGGTGCGCCTGCCCGGCTGCGCGGTGCGGTTCACGATGTGCAAGCTGGTGCTGCGCACGGCGTTCGTGGCCGCCACGACGGTGGTGTCGCTGATGCTGCCCTTCTTCAACGCCGTGCTCGGGCTGCTGGGCGCCATCGCCTTCTGGCCGCTGACGGTGTACTTCCCGGTGACCATGTACATCGCGCAGGCCAAGGTGGCGCCCGGCAGCCGCAAGTGGGTGGCGCTGCAGGCGCTCAATGTGGGCGCGCTCCTGGTTTCGCTGCTCGCCGCCGTGGGCTCCGTGGCCGACATGGTGCAGCGCCTGGGCCATGTCACCATCTTTCAGACGCAGCTCTGA